The following are from one region of the Salvia hispanica cultivar TCC Black 2014 chromosome 1, UniMelb_Shisp_WGS_1.0, whole genome shotgun sequence genome:
- the LOC125209917 gene encoding aldehyde dehydrogenase family 3 member F1: MRDQSIPANKNKNCAFITKCSITKSGTISLSFFSASEMEDFLGLRRAFRAGKTRGIEWRMGQLRALLKLVAENEARFFEALEQDLGKHPVEAYRDEIGVIKKSADHALLNIKKWMAPKKGNLPLLLFPARAEVLPEPLGTVLIFGSWNFPISLTLDPLVGAISAGNTVVVKPSELAPACSSLICQTIPLYLDREAIRVVEGGSDVADKLLQQQWDKIFFTGSPRVGRIIMAAAAKHLTPVTLELGGKCPVILDSFTESDLKVVMKRIVGGKWGPCAGQACIGIDYLLVQQKQAPHLIESLKACIKKFYGDNVKSLQSICRIVNKNHFDRLCSLLEEPSVAASVVYGGSLDRENLVIEPTILLDPPVDSPIMTDEIFGPLLPIITLDKIEDSIDFINARPKPLALYAFTHNNKLKDQILQETSSGSVTFNDTMIQFICDSLPFGGVGQSGFGRYHGKYSFDTFSHEKAVLHRSFYLELEPRYPPWNDFKLEFIRLAYNFEYVGLLLLLLGLRRRYTSSRGH, from the exons ATGCGTGATCAATCAATTCcagcaaacaaaaataaaaattgtgcaTTTATAACCAAGTGTAGCATCACCAAATCTGGAACAATCTCGCTTTCTTTCTTCTCAGCTTCGGAAATGGAGGATTTCCTCGGGCTGCGACGGGCTTTCCGGGCCGGCAAAACTAGGGGGATCGAGTGGAGAATGGGCCAGCTTCGGGCCCTTTTGAAGCTCGTTGCAGAAAATGAGGCCCGATTTTTTGAAGCTCTTGAGCAAGATCTTGGAAAACACCCAGTTGAAGCTTATCGAGATGAG attGGTGTGATTAAGAAATCAGCAGACCACGCTTTGCTTAACATCAAGAAATGGATGGCTCCAAAAAAG GGAAATCTTCCATTGCTTTTGTTTCCTGCAAGAGCAGAAGTGCTGCCTGAGCCACTCGGGACTGTGCTCATATTTGGGTCGTGGAATTTTCCAATCA GTCTTACGCTGGATCCTTTAGTCGGAGCTATATCTGCTGGAAACACGGTGGTAGTGAAGCCCTCTGAGCTAGCTCCAGCGTGCTCATCTCTGATTTGTCAAACGATCCCTTTATACTTGGACAGGGAAGCCATCCGAGTCGTTGAAGGTGGAAGTGATGTTGCTGATAAATTGCTGCAACAACAATGGGATAAGATATTCTTCACAG GGAGTCCACGAGTAGGCAGGATAATCATGGCTGCAGCAGCAAAGCATTTGACACCGGTGACTCTAGAGCTCGGAGGGAAATGCCCGGTCATTCTTGACTCCTTCACCGAGTCAGACTTAAAG GTGGTCATGAAGAGAATAGTCGGAGGGAAGTGGGGTCCCTGCGCTGGACAGGCCTGCATCGGGATTGATTATCTGCTCGTGCAACAGAAGCAAGCTCCGCATCTG ATCGAATCACTCAAGGCGTGCATCAAGAAATTCTACGGTGACAATGTGAAGAGCTTGCAAAGCATCTGCAGGATCGTGAACAAGAATCATTTCGATAGGTTATGCAGCCTTCTCGAGGAGCCCAGCGTGGCAGCCTCCGTCGTATATGGTGGCTCACTCGACAGAGAGAATCT GGTTATCGAGCCCACGATTCTGCTGGATCCCCCGGTCGATTCTCCAATCATGACAGATGAAATCTTCGGCCCACTGCTTCCCATCATCACA CTGGATAAGATCGAAGACAGCATCGATTTCATCAATGCTCGACCGAAGCCTCTTGCGCTCTATGCATTCACTCACAACAACAAGCTGAAAGATCAGATTCTGCAGGAAACTTCATCAGGAAGTGTAACATTCAATGATACCATGATTCAG TTCATATGTGATTCACTGCCGTTTGGAGGGGTGGGGCAGAGCGGATTCGGGAGGTACCACGGGAAGTACTCATTCGACACGTTCAGCCACGAGAAGGCGGTGTTGCACCGGAGTTTCTACTTGGAGCTCGAGCCGAGGTACCCTCCTTGGAATGACTTCAAGCTGGAGTTCATAAGATTGGCTTACAACTTTGAGTATGTTGGGCTGTTGCTTCTCCTGCTGGGGCTGAGGAGAAGATACACTTCTAGCCGAGGCCATTGA